The nucleotide sequence GCGACCGCGGTCGTCATGGGATGGCTGTGGGTCCGGTTCGGCAAGGCCGAGTGGCTGCGCATCCCCAAGCGCTTCAGCCAGCCGCCGTCGGGTTCGCGCTGGGAGGACTTCCGCACCGGCATGCAGCACGACTTCCTGCACGCCGGCGGTTTCCTGGTGGTCGGGGCGATCACGGCCGCGACGCTCAACGTCACCGTGCCGAGGGAGGTGATCGACGCGGTCTCCGACAACTGGTGGATCGAGCTGATCGCGCTCGCGTTCCTCGCCGTGATCCTCGCCGTCTGCTCCGAGGCCGACGCCTTCGTCGCGGCGAGCCTCACGGGCTTCTCGTCGACCGCCAAACTCGCGTTCATGGTCGTCGGCCCGATGGTCGACGTGAAGCTGATCGCCCTGCAGTCCGGGACGTTCGGCAAGAGCTTCGCGATCCGTTTCTCCACCGCGACGTTCGTCGTCGCGGTGCTCACCAGCATCGTCATCGGGTGGTGGCTCCTGTGAAGCGCGACGTCCAGTCGATCGTCCTCGTCCTCGTCGGCGCCGCGCTGCTGCGCATCTCGCTCGACGGCGAGACATACCTGCGCTACGTCAAGGAGGGCCTGCGGCCTGCCCTGGTCGCCTCGGGGGCGATCCTGCTGGCGCTCGGCGCCGTCGGGGTGATCCGCGACGGGATCCTCCGCAGGCACGAGCGTGCCGAGGCGGCGGAACACGCCGAGCACGCCCACGGCGACCACGCGGGCCACGGCCACGACGGGCTCGGCCCGCAGGACAGCGACGCCCATGACGCGCACGGCCACGACCACGGCAAGGGCCCGCATGTGGCGTGGCTGCTGTGCCTGCCCGTCGCGGCGCTCTTCCTGATCGCGCCGCCGGCCCTGGGCTCCTACACCGCGGAGCGGTCGGACAACACCGTCGCGAAGCCCGCCGCGAAGACCGTGGACGCGGGCTTCCCCGCGCTGCCGCCCGGCGATCCGCTCGACATGACCCTCGGTGAGTTCGGCGTCCGCGCGGTCTGGGACACCGCCGAGACGCTGAAGGACCGCAACGTCCGGCTGACCGGGTTCGCGACCTCGGGCGAGAACGGGAGCTGGTACGTCAACCGCCTGGTCATCAGCTGCTGTGCCGCCGACGCCGTGGCCCGCAAGGTCGAGATCCACGGAGTCCCGGCACCGCCGACCGACACGTGGGTGACGGTGACCGGCACGTGGCTCAAGAACGGCGAGACCGGGTCGGAGGACGCGACACCGGCCCTGACCGCGACCGCCGCGGAACGCATCCCGACACCCAAGGAGCCGTACGAATAGACGCCGGTCAGCCGCGGGCCGCGAGCGCGCACGGCCCGCAGGTGCCGAAGATCTCCAACTCGTGCGAGACGTCGGTGAAGCCGTGCTCGGCCGCGATCCGCCCGGCCCAGCGCTCGACGGCCGGGCCCTCGACCTCCAGGGTGCGCCCGCACGTGCGGCAGACCAGGTGGTGGTGGTGGCCCTGGCTGCACCGCCGGTACACGGCCTCGCCGTCCGGTGTCCGAAGCACGTCGACCTCGCCGGCGTCGGCGAGGGCCTGGAGGGTGCGGTAGACGGTGGTCAGCCCGACCGACTCGCCGCGCTGCTTGAGCAGATCGTGCAGATCCTGTGCGCTGCGGAAGTCCTCGACCTCGTCCAGGATGCTGGACACGGCGGTGCGCTGGCGCGTCGATCTGCCGCGGGCCGGGCGGTTCGCGGTGGTCACCGGGGCTCCTCCTCGACGGCTTCGGCGTCCTTGACGTCCGCGTGGGTGCGGCCCGTCCCGGACATTGTGCCGGAAGCGGCGTCGGTGCCGTCGAGGCCTGGGGAAAGAGCCACCCGGAGGTCGTCCTCGGCGGCGGCGAATCCGGCGCGCCGGGCGCGACGTCGGTTGAGCGGAGCGGCCAACACGCCGACCACGATGAAGAGCCCGATGGCGAGCAGCACGATCGTGGCCCCGGGTGGCGCGTCGACGTAGTAGGTGAGGCTCGTCCCGGAAACCGACACCACGACGCCGACCCCGATCGCGACGGCCGCGGTGACGGCGAAGTTGCGCGTCAGCTGCTGGGCGATCGCGACCGGGACCACCATGAGCGCGCTGACCAGCAGAAGGCCGACGACGCGCATCGCCACGGTGACGGTGACGGCCGCGGTGACCGCGATGACCAGGTTCAGCGCGCGGACGGGCAGGCCCGTGACGCGGGCGAACTCCTCGTCCTGGCACACCGTGAACAGGGGCCGCCGCAGGCCCAGCGTCACCGCGAGCACGGCGATCGCGAGGATCACGATGACGCGGACGTCCTCGGAGGAGACCGACGTCAGCTGGCCGAACAGGTAGGCGTCGAGGTTGGCCCCGCTGTCGGACTGGCTGGCGAGCATCACGCCGCCCGCGATGCCTCCGTAGAAGAGCACGGAGAGCGCGACGTCCCCGCTGACCTTGCTGCGCTCGCGGATCAGCTCGATCGCGATCGCGCCGACGGCCGCGGTGAGCACCGCGAAGAGGACCGGCGACCCGTTGAGCAGCAGGCCGAGCCCGACGCCGGTGAGGGCCACGTGGCCGATGCCGTCGCCCATGAACGCCTGCCGCCGCTGGACGAGATAGACGCCGACCGCGGGCGCGGTCATGCCGACGAGCAGCGCGGCGAGCAGCGCGCGCTGCATGAACTCGTAGTGCAGCATGCTCACTTCGGCGTTTCCCTGGGAGTGATGGCAAGGCCGGGTGCGGGCCGGTGCGAGCTGATCATGACAGCAGGCCCCGGCGCACGGTGTGGTGGTCGTCCGCGTGCGGGTGCACATGGTCGTGACCGGGCAGCGCGTGCTGCCCGGTGGCGGGCGGTGGCGGGCCGTCGTGGCAGACGCAGCCGTCGCGCAGCACGACGGCGCGGTCGATGAGGGGTTCCAGCGGGCCGAGTTCGTGCAGCACGAGCAGGACCGCGCGGCCCTGCTCCTGCTGGCGGCGCAGCGTCTCGGCGAGGACCTCCTGACTGGCCAGGTCCACGCCGGCCATCGGCTCGTCCATGATCAGCAGGTCGGGGCGGCGGGCGAGCGCGCGGGCGATGAGGACGCGCTGCTGCTGGCCGCCCGAGAGCCGGCCGATGCCGTCCCCGGCCCGCTGGAGCATGCCGACGTCCGCCAGCGCCTCGTCGACGGCGGCCTTGTCGTCGCGGCCGAGGCGGAACAGCATCCTGCGGCGGGTGAGGCGCCCGGACGCGACCACTTCGCGCACGCTCGCCGGGACACCCGCGGCGGCGGTGGTGCGCTGCGGGACGTACCCGATGCGCGACCAGTCCCGGAACCTGTCGAACGGGGTGCCGAACAACTCGATCCGGCCGCCCGTGAGCGGTACGAGGCCGACCAGCGAGCGCACCAGCGTGGACTTTCCCGAGCCGTTCGCGCCCAGCAGCGCGACGACCTCGCCGGGCGCGACCGTGAGGTCGACGCCGCGCAGCACGGGCCGCCCGCCGAGTGCGGCGCTGCCGCCGGTCAGGCGGACGACCTGGGCGGCCCTCGGATCGGTGGCGGGCATGGTGCTCTCACCCTGGCACGCGCCGCAGATCACCGCATGGGGGCCGTCGCCCGGGCGGGTGGCCTGGGCGGGAAGGCCGACGCGGTCCTCGTCGCCCACGCTGTCGACTCCCCTCACGAGCATCCGAGTGCCGTCCGCAGTGCGTCGAGGTTCCCGTGCATCACCGAGAAGTAGTCGGCCTGGGACTCGTCCTTGATGCCCTCGAGCGGGTCGAGGACGGCGGTGGTGACGCCGGTGTCCCGGGCCAGCGTCTCGGCGATCTTCGGGGTGGCCAGGGTCTCGAAGAAGATCGTGGTGACGCCCTTCTCCTTCACCAGCTGCTGGATCTCGGCGATGCGGGCGGGGGACGGCTCCGATCCCGGGTTGACGCCGTTGACCGCGATCTGGTGCAGGCCGTACCGCTCGGCGAGGTAGCCGAACGCCGCGTGGCTGGTCACGATCTCCTTGCGCGCACACGACGTGAGACCGGTCCTGAACTCCTGGTCGAGCGCGTCCAGGCGGTTCTTCAGGTCGGCGGCCCGGTTGCGGTAGTCCTGCGCGTGCCCGGGGTCCGCGGCGGCCAGGGTCTCGCCGACGCCGGCGGCGACCGCGGCGAGGCGGGTGGGGTCGAGCCACAGGTGCGGGTCGCCGCCGTCGGCCACCGCGTGGTTGTGGCCGTCGTCCTCGCCGTGTTCGTCGCCTTCGTCGTGGCCGTGGTCCTCGCCCTCGACGTCGGTGCCGTGCTCTTCGAGCGGGCTGAGGACGGCGGCGTCGACGACGTGCCCCGGCTTGTTCTGCGAGACGGCGTCGTCGACGGCGGGCTGGAGGCCCTTGAGGTAGACGACGACGTCGGAGTCGGAGATCGCGGCCACCTGCTTGGCCGTGAGCTCCAGGTCGTGCGGCTCGGCCCCGGGCTTGGTGAGGTTGGTGATGGTCACCTCAGGCCCGCCGACCTGCTCGGTGACGAACTTCAGGGGGTAGAACGCCGCGACCACGTCCACGGGACCACTGCCGGACTTGTCGCCCGCGTCGTCGGATCCTCCGCAGGCGCTGAGGATGAGGGCGGAGGCGGCGGTCGCCGCGAGCAGGGGGACGGGGCCGAGTCGACGTATCTTCATGACAATCATTCTCAACTTAATCGACAATGATTGTCAATTGCGGATGTCGGGTGTGGTGAGATGGCTCAAATTCGAGCGAAAAACGGGTGGATCGGACGAGCGCACACCCCCAAATCGCTCTTGGCACCGGGCCCCCGAGGGGGGAACCATCGGATTGAGCCGCGCACCGCCGACGCCGGTACCCTGTGCGGACATCGTCACTGACCGCATCGTCGCACCGAAGAGAGCATTGTGGCCGCCGACAAGATCGACACCATCATCCAGCTGAGCAAACGCCGTGGATTCGTCTACCAGTGCAGCGAAATCTACGGCGGTCAGCGCGCCGCGTGGGACTACGGGCCGCTCGGTGTGGAGCTCAAGGAGAACATCAAGCGCCAGTGGTGGCGCTCGATGGTCACGTCGCGCGACGACATCGTCGGCCTGGACTCGTCGGTCATCCTCGCCCGCGAGGTCTGGGAGGCCTCCGGCCACGTCGAGGCGTTCGTCGACCCGCTGACCGAGTGCACCTCGTGCCACAAGCGGTTCCGCGCCGACCACCTGGAAGAGGCATACGAGGCGAAGCACGGCCGCCCGCCGGCCAACGGCCTCGCCGACGTCAACTGTCCGCACTGCGGCACCAAGGGCGCCTTCACCGAGCCCAAGCTGTTCAACGGCCTGCTCCAGACGTACCTCGGCCCGGTCCAGGACGAGTCCGGCCGGGCGTACCTGCGGCCGGAGACCGCGCAGGGCATCTTCATCAACTACAAGCTCGTGCAGGAGAGCGCCCGCAAGAAGCCGCCGTTCGGCATCGCGCAGATCGGCAAGAGCTTCCGCAACGAGATCACGCCGGGCAACTTCATCTTCCGCACCCGCGAGTTCGAGCAGATGGAGATGGAGTTCTTCGTCAAGCCGGGCGAGGACGAGAAGTGGCACGAGTACTGGCTCCAGGAGCGCTGGAACTGGTACCTCGGGCTCGGCCTCCGCGAGGAGAACATGCGCTTCTTCGAGCACCCGAAGGAGAAGCTGTCGCACTACTCGAAGCGGACCGCGGACATCGAGTACCGCTTCCAGTTCGGCGGCAACGAGTTCGGTGAACTCGAAGGCGTCGCGAACCGCACCGACTACGACCTGTCGACGCACTCCAAGCACTCCGGCAACGACCTCTCGTACTTCGACCAGGAGACGAAGGAACGCTGGATGCCGTACGTCATCGAGCCGGCCGCGGGCGTCAACCGCGCCATGCTGGCGTTCATGCTCGACGCCTACAACGAGGACGAGGCCCCGAACGCCAAGGGCGTCATGGAGAAGCGCGTCGTCATGCGCCTCGACCCGCGCCTGGCTCCCGTCAAGGCCGCCGTGCTGCCGCTGTCGCGCAACGCCGACCTGTCGCCCAAGGCCCGCGGCCTCGCCGCCGACCTGCGGCAGCACTGGAACGTCGACTTCGACGACGCCGGCGCGATCGGCCGCCGCTACCGCCGCCAGGACGAGATCGGCACGCCGTTCTGCATCACGGTGGACTTCGACACCCTTGAGGACAACGCGGTCACCATCCGGGACCGCGACACCATGGGCCAGGAGCGCGTCTCCCTCGACCGCGTCAGCGAATTCCTCGCCCCCCGCCTCATCGGCTGCTGACAACCACACCCCGCCCGCCGTACGCACCCAACCACCCGCGTACGGCGGGCAACCCCGTCCGCACCGACCGGCCTATGCCTCGGAAGCGTGCTCCGATTCCTCGGCGCGCAGGCGGGCGCGGGTCTCCATGAGGGCGAAGCCCAGCAGATTCAGCCCGCGCCACTGCGCCGGGTCGTCCGCCCGAGGATCGGTGGCGGCCAGGCCGATGCCCCAGAGCCGGTCCATCGGGCTGGCCTCGACCAGAATCCGGGTGTTCGTACCGAGCAGGAACGCCCGCAACGCCGCGTTCTGGCCGAACTTCGCCACGTTGCCCGCGACGACGAGCTCGAACCGGCGGGCCACCCACGTCGCCTCGTCGAAGCCGCGCACCTGGCGGCCCACGGCCTTGGCGGTCTTCGGGTGGGGTGCGGCGACCGCGCGCCGCTCCGCCGCCGGGTCGCCGAACAAGCGCGCCTTGCCCGCCATCATCCAGTGCTCGGCGGTGGCGTATGTGACGTCGTCGACGGTGAAGGGCGACGGCCACCACTGGCTCAGGCACCCGGCCCCCAGCGAACCGTCCGCCTGCGGCGCGTGCCCCCAGAAGTGCAGAAACCTCAACCGCCGCCCCGCCGCCGCCCATGCGAGGAGCCCCGCGACGTCGCGCGGTTCGTCCCGCTCCGCCCCTGCCGGGCCGCCGTGCTCCACCGAGATGTCCGCACCGATGTCCATGGAGTTCCTTCCCCGAGCCGTGAGCCTCCGCCGCGCATCCTGGCAGCACGGA is from Yinghuangia sp. ASG 101 and encodes:
- a CDS encoding metal ABC transporter ATP-binding protein, coding for MPATDPRAAQVVRLTGGSAALGGRPVLRGVDLTVAPGEVVALLGANGSGKSTLVRSLVGLVPLTGGRIELFGTPFDRFRDWSRIGYVPQRTTAAAGVPASVREVVASGRLTRRRMLFRLGRDDKAAVDEALADVGMLQRAGDGIGRLSGGQQQRVLIARALARRPDLLIMDEPMAGVDLASQEVLAETLRRQQEQGRAVLLVLHELGPLEPLIDRAVVLRDGCVCHDGPPPPATGQHALPGHDHVHPHADDHHTVRRGLLS
- a CDS encoding Fur family transcriptional regulator, translated to MTTANRPARGRSTRQRTAVSSILDEVEDFRSAQDLHDLLKQRGESVGLTTVYRTLQALADAGEVDVLRTPDGEAVYRRCSQGHHHHLVCRTCGRTLEVEGPAVERWAGRIAAEHGFTDVSHELEIFGTCGPCALAARG
- a CDS encoding NADAR family protein, with amino-acid sequence MDIGADISVEHGGPAGAERDEPRDVAGLLAWAAAGRRLRFLHFWGHAPQADGSLGAGCLSQWWPSPFTVDDVTYATAEHWMMAGKARLFGDPAAERRAVAAPHPKTAKAVGRQVRGFDEATWVARRFELVVAGNVAKFGQNAALRAFLLGTNTRILVEASPMDRLWGIGLAATDPRADDPAQWRGLNLLGFALMETRARLRAEESEHASEA
- a CDS encoding metal ABC transporter substrate-binding protein; amino-acid sequence: MKIRRLGPVPLLAATAASALILSACGGSDDAGDKSGSGPVDVVAAFYPLKFVTEQVGGPEVTITNLTKPGAEPHDLELTAKQVAAISDSDVVVYLKGLQPAVDDAVSQNKPGHVVDAAVLSPLEEHGTDVEGEDHGHDEGDEHGEDDGHNHAVADGGDPHLWLDPTRLAAVAAGVGETLAAADPGHAQDYRNRAADLKNRLDALDQEFRTGLTSCARKEIVTSHAAFGYLAERYGLHQIAVNGVNPGSEPSPARIAEIQQLVKEKGVTTIFFETLATPKIAETLARDTGVTTAVLDPLEGIKDESQADYFSVMHGNLDALRTALGCS
- a CDS encoding glycine--tRNA ligase; its protein translation is MAADKIDTIIQLSKRRGFVYQCSEIYGGQRAAWDYGPLGVELKENIKRQWWRSMVTSRDDIVGLDSSVILAREVWEASGHVEAFVDPLTECTSCHKRFRADHLEEAYEAKHGRPPANGLADVNCPHCGTKGAFTEPKLFNGLLQTYLGPVQDESGRAYLRPETAQGIFINYKLVQESARKKPPFGIAQIGKSFRNEITPGNFIFRTREFEQMEMEFFVKPGEDEKWHEYWLQERWNWYLGLGLREENMRFFEHPKEKLSHYSKRTADIEYRFQFGGNEFGELEGVANRTDYDLSTHSKHSGNDLSYFDQETKERWMPYVIEPAAGVNRAMLAFMLDAYNEDEAPNAKGVMEKRVVMRLDPRLAPVKAAVLPLSRNADLSPKARGLAADLRQHWNVDFDDAGAIGRRYRRQDEIGTPFCITVDFDTLEDNAVTIRDRDTMGQERVSLDRVSEFLAPRLIGC
- a CDS encoding metal ABC transporter permease; translation: MSMLHYEFMQRALLAALLVGMTAPAVGVYLVQRRQAFMGDGIGHVALTGVGLGLLLNGSPVLFAVLTAAVGAIAIELIRERSKVSGDVALSVLFYGGIAGGVMLASQSDSGANLDAYLFGQLTSVSSEDVRVIVILAIAVLAVTLGLRRPLFTVCQDEEFARVTGLPVRALNLVIAVTAAVTVTVAMRVVGLLLVSALMVVPVAIAQQLTRNFAVTAAVAIGVGVVVSVSGTSLTYYVDAPPGATIVLLAIGLFIVVGVLAAPLNRRRARRAGFAAAEDDLRVALSPGLDGTDAASGTMSGTGRTHADVKDAEAVEEEPR
- a CDS encoding TIGR03943 family putative permease subunit — protein: MKRDVQSIVLVLVGAALLRISLDGETYLRYVKEGLRPALVASGAILLALGAVGVIRDGILRRHERAEAAEHAEHAHGDHAGHGHDGLGPQDSDAHDAHGHDHGKGPHVAWLLCLPVAALFLIAPPALGSYTAERSDNTVAKPAAKTVDAGFPALPPGDPLDMTLGEFGVRAVWDTAETLKDRNVRLTGFATSGENGSWYVNRLVISCCAADAVARKVEIHGVPAPPTDTWVTVTGTWLKNGETGSEDATPALTATAAERIPTPKEPYE